The following proteins come from a genomic window of Alosa alosa isolate M-15738 ecotype Scorff River chromosome 2, AALO_Geno_1.1, whole genome shotgun sequence:
- the pcolcea gene encoding procollagen C-endopeptidase enhancer a has protein sequence MESMGCMWTMGLVCLSLTLGWTQGQSTNNYSRPVFHCGGTLDVDTGFVGSEGFPAFYKHNSKCTWYITVPEGNVVILSFRIFDLEADSLCRYDYLDVYNGHSNMVEKLGRFCGTFRPGTLMSTSNTMMLEMVSDSGTGGRGFLGYFQAGKPHADDQLCGGKYTKSQGSLQTPNWPEKHYPPGVTCSWLITVEPNMAVEVNFEKFTIEGDTYCRFDYVALYNGGEREDSRRIGRYCGEVPPKEIVSNGNVLLVQFVSDTSVTSDGFMATYRSIPLGSKPPTTGADVVTGPRVESQPRVPVVRTDRPVKPEKSVPRKPTEKPTTTTTTVRPTPKPKPVRPVRPVKPQRRPVTKPENSKPTRTRAPLNPLCAQPCKRDETIKASYCASEFAITARLTAITPKPGGGVQITASLIKAYKAGRLTITQAGVDMSIKMVSVCQKCPVLRRGGSYILMGQVDEEGRGTLAPGSFTAAYKAPHHKILTNISKQPC, from the exons ATGGAGAGCATGGGATGCATGTGGACCATGGGGCTCGTCTGCCTGTCTCTGACCCTCGGGTGGACACAGGGACAGTCCACCAACAACTACTCCAG GCCCGTGTTCCACTGTGGGGGGACCCTGGATGTAGACACTGGCTTCGTGGGCAGTGAGGGCTTCCCAGCCTTCtacaaacacaacagcaaatGCACCTGGTACATCACT gTCCCGGAGGGGAACGTGGTCATTCTCAGCTTTAGGATCTTCGACCTGGAGGCCGACTCCCTCTGTCGCTATGACTACCTGGACGTCTACAACGGCCACTCCAACATGGTAGAGAAGCTTGGGCGCTTCTGCGGAACGTTCCGGCCTGGGACACTCATGTCCACTTCCAATACCATGATGCTGGAGATGGTGTCCGACTCTGGGACTGGGGGGAGGGGATTCCTGGGCTACTTTCAGGCAGGAAAACCCCATGCTGATG ATCAGCTTTGCGGGGGGAAATACACCAAGTCTCAGGGGTCACTCCAAACCCCCAACTGGCCAGAGAAGCACTACCCACCTGGGGTCACCTGCTCCTGGCTCATCACTGTGGAGCCTAACATG GCCGTTGAGGTGAACTTTGAGAAGTTCACCATTGAGGGAGACACTTACTGTCGCTTTGACTATGTGGCACTTTacaatggaggagagagggaggactcCCGACGCATTGGCAGATACTGTGGAGAGGTGCCCCCCAA GGAGATAGTGAGTAATGGTAATGTCCTGCTGGTGCAGTTTGTGTCCGACACAAGCGTCACCTCCGACGGCTTCATGGCCACCTACCGCAGTATCCCCCTCGGCTCCAAGCCGCCCACCACAGGGGCTGATGTCGTAACCGGACCCCGTGTGGAGTCTCAGCCCCGTGTACCTGTGGTCAGAACTGACCGACCCGTCAAACCCGAGAAATCGGTACCTAGGAAGCCCACGGAGAAACCCACCACGACCACCACGACGGTGCGGCCTACCCCTAAGCCCAAACCAGTCAGGCCAGTCAGGCCGGTGAAGCCACAGCGCAGACCTGTGACCAAACCTGAGAATAGCAAACCAACAAGAACcagag CTCCCCTTAACCCACTGTGTGCACAGCCATGCAAAAGAGATGAAACCATCAAGGCCAGCTACTGTGCCAGTGAATTTG CGATCACTGCTAGACTGACAGCAATTACGCCCAAGCCTGGCGGTGGGGTTCAGATCACCGCGTCCCTCATCAAGGCCTACAAGGCTGGCCGGCTGACAATCACCCAGGCTGGAGTGGACATGTCCATCAAAATGGTCTCAGTTTGCCAGAAATGCCCCGTGCTACGCAGAG GTGGCAGCTACATCCTGATGGGCCAGGTGGATGAGGAGGGACGCGGTACCCTGGCACCGGGCAGCTTCACTGCCGCCTACAAGGCTCCTCACCACAAGATCCTGACCAACATCAGCAAGCAGCCATGCTAA
- the si:ch211-237l4.6 gene encoding uncharacterized protein si:ch211-237l4.6 isoform X1, translating to MLKYRQFGSDPTVAVMGVKVLQCFPFYRHGKGRGKGRLCPPSAVPSGEVKPEFSSSSWACDSEGGGSGSVRRVYLSQKARISYRHQMDNVIDATY from the exons ATGTTAAAGTATAGGCAATTCGG GTCTGACCCTACAGTTGCAGTTATGGGAGTGAAGGTTTTACAGTGCTTTCCCTTCTACCGCCACGGTAAAGGCCGCGGCAAAGGAAGACTTTGTCCACCCTCAGCAG TGCCCTCTGGGGAGGTGAAGCCGgagttctcctcctcctcctgggcgTGTGACAGTGAGGGAGGTGGCAGCGGTAGCGTGCGCCGGGTCTACCTCTCCCAGAAGGCCCGGATCAGCTACCGGCACCAGATGGACAACGTGATAGACGCCACCTACTAG
- the si:ch211-237l4.6 gene encoding uncharacterized protein si:ch211-237l4.6 isoform X3, translating to MGVKVLQCFPFYRHGKGRGKGRLCPPSAVPSGEVKPEFSSSSWACDSEGGGSGSVRRVYLSQKARISYRHQMDNVIDATY from the exons ATGGGAGTGAAGGTTTTACAGTGCTTTCCCTTCTACCGCCACGGTAAAGGCCGCGGCAAAGGAAGACTTTGTCCACCCTCAGCAG TGCCCTCTGGGGAGGTGAAGCCGgagttctcctcctcctcctgggcgTGTGACAGTGAGGGAGGTGGCAGCGGTAGCGTGCGCCGGGTCTACCTCTCCCAGAAGGCCCGGATCAGCTACCGGCACCAGATGGACAACGTGATAGACGCCACCTACTAG
- the si:ch211-237l4.6 gene encoding uncharacterized protein si:ch211-237l4.6 isoform X2 — protein sequence MSDPTVAVMGVKVLQCFPFYRHGKGRGKGRLCPPSAVPSGEVKPEFSSSSWACDSEGGGSGSVRRVYLSQKARISYRHQMDNVIDATY from the exons AT GTCTGACCCTACAGTTGCAGTTATGGGAGTGAAGGTTTTACAGTGCTTTCCCTTCTACCGCCACGGTAAAGGCCGCGGCAAAGGAAGACTTTGTCCACCCTCAGCAG TGCCCTCTGGGGAGGTGAAGCCGgagttctcctcctcctcctgggcgTGTGACAGTGAGGGAGGTGGCAGCGGTAGCGTGCGCCGGGTCTACCTCTCCCAGAAGGCCCGGATCAGCTACCGGCACCAGATGGACAACGTGATAGACGCCACCTACTAG
- the tmem88a gene encoding transmembrane protein 88a yields MSLSRNGTLDKSLTQMGNSDLGDHIHNRLHHTNSVSSSTVPASGGGGAANVVVPPPYSLAGSGGGGAGTGEVPLELRGSLDCWACSVLVTMQNLIIATINGILASIVFGLILLPALVMLVFGFLCHSSVQPHGTSVYCSDLLNDEGCVALLVVGFLLLTPLLVLALAAYCRLARHLQLGLCFIPYSRAVYKNLPASHHRGLSCCTEQGIEREGKGSVWV; encoded by the exons ATGAGTCTGTCTCGAAACGGGACTCTGGACAAGTCGCTGACCCAGATGGGCAACTCGGACCTCGGCGATCACATACACAACCGCCTCCACCACACCAACTCCGTCTCGTCCAGCACAGTGCCAGCAAGCGGCGGGGGTGGCGCCGCCAATGTGGTGGTGCCGCCCCCCTACTCGTTGGCTGGCAGCGGTGGTGGCGGAGCAGGCACTGGCGAGGTTCCGCTCGAGCTGCGTGGCTCACTGGACTGCTGGGCGTGCTCGGTGTTGGTGACCATGCAGAACCTCATCATCGCCACCATCAACGGCATCCTGGCCAGCATCGTGTTCGGCCTCATCCTGCTGCCTGCCCTCGTCATGCTCGTGTTCGGCTTCCTGTGCCATTCCTCA GTGCAGCCCCACGGCACGTCGGTGTACTGCTCGGACCTGCTGAACGACGAGGGCTGCGTGGCGCTGCTGGTGGTGGGCTTCCTGCTGCTGACGCCGCTCCTGGTGCTGGCGCTGGCCGCCTACTGCCGCCTGGCGCGCCACCTGCAGCTGGGCCTCTGCTTCATCCCCTACAGCCGCGCCGTCTACAAGAACCTGCCCGCCTCGCACCACCGCGGCCTGAGCTGCTGCACCGAGCAGGGCATCGAGCGCGAGGGCAAGGGCAGCGTGTGGGTGTAA